The region TACATTCTGTACATGATTAATTTACATGATCTCTTTTATAAACCATGTTAATGCGATAATGTTATTAACCAGATTTCAGTTACGAAACGGTTGTTAGCAGAGCGGTGTGATGGTCATACCGTCTCAAGCAGCAGCAGTGTCTGATCATAGTCGTGTACCTGGCCCTGGTTTGATCACTTTTCCCAGCGTGGTAAACATCAGTGCAGATAGTCACAGCATACATAGGAACACACAACATACTTGGCTCTATTGgctaaaccacacacacattTCAAGCTCTGATCAAAGAAATGTCAGAGCCCACGATGCTGCAGGGTAATCTATTAGATATGCTGTGAGCAGTCAGCCTGCTATGAGGAGGGAGGACATTGGGCTTTAGGTGGTGATGGGAGTCGAGTGTAGTGGTGGAAATGTAGCGGACCTGGTGGTGAGGGATAATGTTGCTGACAGATGACAAACGTTTGGTCGTTTTTTGGAAGTGTAGCACAGGGGTAATGCCGACTGTGACAATGCTTTGGCCCTGGCAGTAAAGGTGAGGGATCCGTGTGTGTTCCATTCCAGTGCggtcagagtgtgtgtttgtctgtgtatatgtgtgtgtgttccatcccAGTGCggtcagagtgtgtgtttgtatatgtgtgtgttccaTTCCAGTGTGTTCCAAGCAAGTGTGAGCAGGGAGTGGGCTGGAGCACTGGAGGAGATGAAACCCACAGCAGGATAATACACCTCAAACTGGACCTCTGACGAcgacctgcaacacacacacagtctcacatcaaggtaacacatgcaaacacacacacagtctcacatcaaggtaacacatgcaaacacacacacagtctcacatcaaggtaacacatgcaaacacacacacagtctcacatcaaGGTAAcatacatgcaaacacacacagtctcacatcaaggtaacacatgcaaacacacacacagtctcacatcaaggtaacacatgcaaacacacacacagtctcacatcaaggtaacacatgcaaacacacacagtctcacatcaaggtaacacatgcaaacacacacacagtctcacatcatggtaacacatgcaaacacacacacagcctcacatcAAGgtaacacatgcaaacacacacacagtctcacatcatggtaacacatgcaaacacacacacagtctcacatcaaggtaacacatgcaaacacacacacagtctcacatcaaggtaacacatgcaaacacacagtctcacatcaaggtaacacatgcaaacacacacacagtctcacatcaaggtaacacatgcaaacacacacacagtctcacatcaaggtaacacatgcaaacacacacacagtctcacatcaaggtaacacatgcaaacacacacacagtctcacatcaaggtaacacatgcaaacacacacacagtctcacatcaaggtaacacatgcaaacacacacacagtctcacatcatggtaacacatgcaaacacacacacagtctcacatcaaggtaacacatgcaaacacacacacagtctcacatcaaggtaacacatgcaaacacacacacagtctcacatcaaggtaacacatgcaaacacacacacacagtctcacatcaaggtaacacatgcaaacacacacacagtctcacatcaaggtaacacacacgcaaacacacatatcaagtgttaacacacacactttcacccaCCTGTTGAGGATGGTAAGAACCAATGAACCGTCTGGCCTGATGAAGGCAGAGCTTTCCAGTTTTGTTTCCTGACTGAAGGACACACCCACTCtctgagacccctcccacaggAACTTACTGTGTAGCAGAGTAAATGTACTTGTGTTATATGTACTTCAAAACACATACAGATCAGTGATCACCAAGTAAGTTAGGAAAGAAGGGTTCATTTTATAAAGTATTGGTACAGGGTGTCAGACCTGCCCAGGTGGGACAGTACAGTACCTGAAGTGGGCCATGCTATAGAAGGTGGTACAGTACCTGAAGTGGGCCATGCTATAGAAGGTGGGACAGTACCTGAAGTGGGCCATGCTATAGAAGGTGGTACAGTACCTGAAGTGGGCCATGCTATAGAAGGTGGGACAGTACAGTACCTGAAGTGGGCCATGCTATAGAAGGTGGGACAGTACCTGAAGTGGGCCATGCTATAGAAGGTGGTACAGTACCTGAAGTGGGCCATGCTATAGAAGGTGGGACAGTACCTGAAGTGGGCCATGCTATAGAAGGTGGTACAGTACCTGAAGTGGGCCATGCTATAGAAGGTGGGACAGTACCTGAAGTGGGCCATGCTATAGAAGGTGGGACAGTACAGTACCTGAAGTGGGCCATGCTATAGAAGGTGGTACAGTACCTGAAGTGGGCCATGCTATAGAAGGTGGGACAGTACCTGAAGTGGGCCATGCTATAGAAGGTGGTACAGTACCTGAAGTGGGCCATGCTATAGAAGGTGGGACAGTACAGTACCTGAAGTGGGCCATGCTATAGAAGGTGGGACAGTACCTGAAGTGGGCCATGCTATAGAAGGTGGTACAGTACCTGAAGTGGGCCATGCTATAGAAGGTGGGACAGTACCTGAAGTGGGCCATGCTATAGAAGGTGGTACAGTACCTGAAGTGGGCCATGCTATAGAAGGTGGGACAGTACCTGAAGTGGGCCATGCTATAGAAGGTGGGACAGTACAGTACCTGAAGTGGGCCATGCTATAGAAGGTGGTACAGTACCTGAAGTGGGCCATGCTATAGAAGGTGGGACAGTACCTGAAGTGGGCCATGCTATAGAAGGTGGTACAGTACCTGAAGTGGGCCATGCTATAGAAGGTGGGACAGTACAGTACCTGAAGTGGGCCATGCTATAGAAGGTGGGACAGTACAGTACCTGAAGTGGGCCATGCTATAGAAGGTGGGCTGTTTGTAAAAGATGTCTCGGCTGTGGTCCACGATGATGGGGCTGTCCACGAAGTTCTTCACCCAGTTGGGCCCTCCTCCTTGGTCCAGAGCCAGGTTCCAGTCTGTCCAGCCCACCACATAGTGGTTCAGGTCCTACAgcagacaagagaggagagggagagagggagagtagagagaggaagaaagtgaCTCATTCACTGTCTAGTTTGTGTTGTGTTCCTGGCATTGCATCAGCATAAACAATACAGGAATCTGACAAAACATTGAGGTCACACTCAACTTGTTTTTGTCTGACGTCATGCTGACCTGTTCAATTacctgctacagtaacacctTCACTTGCACATGTACACCTGTACGATGTCATTCTCACCCGTGAGCCAAACGACTAAGAAAGAGTACGTATTGACAATCCTCATTCTAGGTCATATGGCTATCTAACCTGTATGATGCTGTGTGCGTACTGCTCAGCCCTCTCCCAGCTGCCCAGCTGTACTCCTCTGTCTGTGGGGCTCCAGCCAGCACAGGCCTCCGTTCCAAACAGGTAGTATTCTGGGTACAGGTGGTGGGTAGTGCCCAGGGAGAGCTCTGCCGGCACCAGGGTGTCCAGGTACCAGTGGACTCCAACACCATGGATATACCTGCCAGCAcgcacatcactgaggacctggGGGGAGGAGCATACTTCAATATTGTCCAAATGTACACTTTCAATATCTCACTATTTCTTTATGGACTTCTCCCCTTTTCCCATTCCTCCTCCTTTTGTtgactctctctactctctgttcttgaccctacctaccctaccttACCCCTCTTTATGGACTTCTCCCCTTTTCCCATTCCTCCTCCTTTTGTtgactctctctactctctgtccttgaccctacctaccctaccttACCCCTCTTTATGGACTTCTCCCCTTTTCCCATTCCTCCTCCTTTTGTTgactctctctactctgtccttgaccctacctaccctaccttACCCCTCTTTATGGACTTCTCCCCTTTTCCCATTCCTCCTCCTTTTGTtgactctctctactctctgtccttgaccctacctaccctaccttACCCCTCTTTATGGACTTCTCCCCTTTTCCCATTCCTCCTCCTTTTGTtgactctctctactctctgtccttgaccctacctaccctaccttACCCCTCTTTATGGACTTCTCCCCTTTTCCCATTCCTCCTCCTTTTGTtgactctctctactctctgtccttgaccctacctaccctaccttACCCCTCTTTATGGACTTCTCCCCTTTTCCCATTCCTCCTCCTTTTGTTgactctctctactctgtccttgaccctacctaccctaccttACCCCTCTTTATGGACTTCTCCCCTTTTCCCATTCCTCCTCCTTTTGTtgactctctctactctctgtccttgaccctacctaccctaccttACCCCTCTTTATGGACTTCTCCCCTTTTCCCATTCCTCCTCCTTTTGTTgactctctctactctgtccttgaccctacctaccctaccttaccccatcccttcatctctcattcctttcctccctctcaaAGCCTACCCCTGTTCTTTTCTTCTTTCAgagtccctctctctcaccacttTAGCCCAGTGTGGCAGTAGCAGTCTGTTGTCGTCCAggatgaggaggtgtgtgtgggggtgtgtggagGTGTGCAGGGCGGGGCCAAGGTCCAGGCCCACCCAATCCCTCTGCTCCTCTGCTGTGAAGCCCAGAGCCTGGAAACTGGAGCAGAGAAAACAGATTactgttataatataatatatgccatttagcagatgcttttatccaaagcatgCATAGATTTGACGTATTTTGGTGGTTCCGGGAATCGcacccactaccctggcattacaagctccatactctaccaactgagctaaaaGAACCTGTAACATGTACTTCCTCTATAACTAACTTCATTACCAGAATGTAATTACTAACTAAATATCACTTTTTCCTGTTGTCAATTATGTACCTACCTGCCTTAGATACACGTAATATAAAGTGAGATGTGACCTGTAGTTGGTCATCTGTCCAGCAGAGGGCTCGTTGCCTGTGGTCATGGCCCAGAATGACAGGTTGTATTTGGCATACTCCTCCAGGAACCTGAGGGAGAGGAAGTAGAATGAATactcagagagagggggaaaagtcCAACTCCTCTGTAAGGCTCCATGTCCCCAGGTctttgtgtgtatactgtatgataCCTGACATAGTATTTAGCCCAGGTTAAGGTGTGTCTACTGTATGATACCTGACATAGTATTTAGCCCAGGTctttgtgtgtatactgtatgataCCTGACATAGTATTTAGCCCAGGTTtaggtgtgtatactgtatgatgCCTGACATAGTATTTAGCCCAGGTctttgtgtgtatactgtatgataACTGACAGGGTATTTAGGCCAGGTctttgtgtgtatactgtatgataACTGACATAGTATTTAGGCCAGGTctttgtgtgtatactgtatgataCCTGACATAGTATTTAGCCCAGGTctttgtgtgtatactgtatgataCCTGACATAGTATTTAGCCCAGGTTAAGGTATGTATACTGTATGATACCTGACATAGTATTTAGCCCAGGCctttgtgtgtatactgtatgataCCTGACATAGTATTTAGGCCAGGTctttgtgtgtatactgtatgataCCTGACATAGTATTTAGCCCAGGCctttgtgtgtatactgtatgataCCTGACATTGTATTTAGCCCAGGTctttgtgtgtatactgtatgataCCTGACATTGTATTTAGCCCAGGTTaaggtgtgtatactgtatgataCCTGACATAGTATTTAGCCCAGGTCTTTGTGTGTATACTGAATGATACCTGACATTGTATTTAGCCCAGGTctttgtgtgtatactgtatgataCCTGACATTGTATTTAGCCCAGGTTaaggtgtgtatactgtatgataACTGACAGGGTATTTAGGCCAGGTctttgtgtgtatactgtatgataCCTGACATAGTATTAGCCCAGGTctttgtgtgtatactgtatgataCCTGACATAGTATTTAGCCCAGGTTAAGGTATGTATACTGTATGATACCTGACATAGTATTTAGCCCAGGTctttgtgtgtatactgtatgataACTGACAGGGTATTTAGGCCAGGTctttgtgtgtatactgtatgataCCTGACATTGTATTTAGCCCAGGtctttgtgtgtgtatactgtatgataACTGACAGGGTATTTAGGCCAGGTctttgtgtgtatactgtatgataCCTGACATAGTATTTAGCCCAGGTctttgtgtgtatactgtatgataCCTGACATAGTATTTAGCCCAGGTctttgtgtgtatactgtatgataCCTGACATAGTATTTAGCCCAGGTTaaggtgtgtatactgtatgataCCTGACATAGTATTTAGCCCAGGTCTTGTGCTCCTTGCCCCCAGGCTGGCCCTTCAGAGAGCCCTTGCCAGTGAGAGCACCGTTGGTCTTCAACCATGCGGGGGCGCTCCAGGCACTGGCCAGCAGAGACAGGGGGCGGGGCGACAGGGCCTGGGCTCGCTGCAGCAGGGGGATCTGGGATTGGAACAACAACTGGGAAGTGGTGTTGTGAGTACATGCATCCCTATTcatccatgactgcatggccatgcacgactccaactccatcatcagtggtaggcctgttACCCGGCTACCGTCTGACATTCGAAGACattacaggtgtatcaaagccaAGACAGGGAGACAAAAAAACTGCTTCTaacaccaggccatcagactgttgaacagccatcactagctgtCTACAAGGTGATGCACACTCACTGACACCGCATACTGTCCCATGTTATAGAGACATTGAACCACTAGTCACTTCCTGTAACATACTGTATCCCCGACATAGATAAATtattctgcagtattgaaggtccccaagaacacagtggcctccatcattcttaaatgaaagacgtttggaaccaccaagactcttcctagagctggccgcccggccaaactccacttcacaataacagcacttacagttgaccggaacagctctagcagggcagaaatgtgacaagctgacttgttggaaaggtggcatcctatgactgtgccacgttaaaagttactgagctcttcagtatgggccattctttgccaatgtttgtctgtggagattgcatggcggtgtgctcgattttatacacctgtcagcaacggtgtggctgaaatagccaaatccactaatttcaagtggtgtccacatacttctggccaTGTAGTGTAGCACTGCTGTAAATCCCATTCTTAGTTTAGTTTGTGgtgtacatactgtatggatTTCATTTGGATACTGCTACAGTGCTGTTTAGGGTGTTCATTGGATTCGGACGTTCTTCATTTCGTGTCTTTTTTCTTTTAATTGTTTGACGTCTGACTGCAGTGTTTGGAGccagtaacataagcatttcgctgcaccgctgtaacacctgctaaactgtttacgcgaccaataaactttcatTTGATATGTTTACGATCTAACAAGTCAAAGAAGAGAAAGAGTCTCTCTGTTTCCAGCTATCTAAACCACCTTCATGTTAGTGTCTTCTGGTGTTAAGGTAAAGTTGTCCAAGTTGTAATCTCCAGGTGAGTCGGCGTAGGTGTACAGATGGGTTGAGAAGTCACAGCTGGCAATGGGCACCCGCACCACACTGTACCCAATACCTGGAACACAAAGCAACAGCAGTATACACACTTAACTCAGCCTTTATTTGACCAGGTTTGTCCCATTGACATAAAATGTCTTACTGAAATAAAATAGGCAGGACTATTCTAGTAATTATGATTATAGCTATGGCCCTTACTGACACCCTGACCTCTCACCCTGAGCAGAGAAGTACTGTCGTagtagctggtcctgtgttctggGGGACAGAGACAGGATGTTGATGGCAGCTGAGTCTGTCATGGCTCCTCCAAACCCTCTGATCCTCTGGTACTTCTGGTAGGGAACCACAGTCAGCCTGAGaactgggagggagagaagggggtggTCAGTACAGGTCCTGAAGGGTAAcagtgtgtgcaggcttttgtctTTTTGGTTTCTCACCCTTGGGCTAGTAGGGGTTGTTGTTTTCAGCCCAGGCTATTCTCACCTGCTCCAGTGCTGCTGTTCTGTACCTGTCCCTGTCCTCTCTGCAGCCTGCTGCCAGCCTTACTGCTGGTGAAGGACAGGAACTGCCCCAGTGCAGGTAGTGTGTCCGACCCAATACTGTCACAGTGGGTGGAGTTACACTCACACACCACCGAGCCATGGCCAAAGTTACGGGCCACACACTCATCCCTGCCtggggagaaaacacacacagggttatAGAGGGTCGTTTATAAGGGAAATGAGGAGAAGGGACGCTATGGGTCTTGGGTCATCAGCGTCAATAAATAACGACTGACAGTGGTAAATATGCTGATTTAAACAATGCAGTTCAGAAACGTGTCATAAAGCTTTATGTATGTGTTAAGTAGTTATAAACATGGTCAGGGCTACTTCTACATTTAATTCGACTAGTTAGTTCCCATGTGAAAGTGGCCatacataacatactgtacctctGGATCGTGTTGCTACTCCAATGAACAAAGCGAGAGAGATGAGTGCTGTTGACAATGGCATTCTATctgtagagagaacagagaataaCAGCAGCATGCTGACAGGTGCTGTAGCCTACTAGCCCCtggtcatgactctcagttccattacatacATACGGAGTAACGTTAGGCTCCTTTAGTACATTAGCTAGTGTCATTTTAATCCGCAACTGTAACATTCACTGTCACCAGTGCGCATCAGAGGTTCGTTCTTACCTA is a window of Salmo trutta chromosome 37, fSalTru1.1, whole genome shotgun sequence DNA encoding:
- the LOC115176398 gene encoding lysosomal acid glucosylceramidase, whose translation is MPLSTALISLALFIGVATRSRGRDECVARNFGHGSVVCECNSTHCDSIGSDTLPALGQFLSFTSSKAGSRLQRGQGQVQNSSTGAVLRLTVVPYQKYQRIRGFGGAMTDSAAINILSLSPRTQDQLLRQYFSAQGIGYSVVRVPIASCDFSTHLYTYADSPGDYNLDNFTLTPEDTNMKIPLLQRAQALSPRPLSLLASAWSAPAWLKTNGALTGKGSLKGQPGGKEHKTWAKYYVRFLEEYAKYNLSFWAMTTGNEPSAGQMTNYSFQALGFTAEEQRDWVGLDLGPALHTSTHPHTHLLILDDNRLLLPHWAKVVLSDVRAGRYIHGVGVHWYLDTLVPAELSLGTTHHLYPEYYLFGTEACAGWSPTDRGVQLGSWERAEQYAHSIIQDLNHYVVGWTDWNLALDQGGGPNWVKNFVDSPIIVDHSRDIFYKQPTFYSMAHFSKFLWEGSQRVGVSFSQETKLESSAFIRPDGSLVLTILNRSSSEVQFEVYYPAVGFISSSAPAHSLLTLAWNTLEWNTHIYKHTL